Proteins from one Patagioenas fasciata isolate bPatFas1 chromosome 6, bPatFas1.hap1, whole genome shotgun sequence genomic window:
- the LOC136116237 gene encoding olfactory receptor 14J1-like, whose protein sequence is MSNSSSITQFLLLLFTDTRELQVLHFWLFLGIYLAALLGNGLIITTIAWDQHLHTPMYFFLLNLSLLDLGSISTTVPKTMANSLWDSRNISYTGCAAQLFFLFVFCATAEYFLLTIMSYDRYVAICKPLHYGTLLGSRACVHMAAAVWVTGFLNALLHTANTFSLPLCKDNVLGQFFCEIPEILKLSCSHSYLRELGLIVFSGSLAFICCVFILLSYVQIFRAVLRIPSEQGRHKAFSTCPPHLAVICLFASTSFFAHLKPPSISSPSLDLVVSVVYSLIPPTLNPLIYSLRNKEVKDALRKLMVGCISKIIKCSSSSLLQITALM, encoded by the coding sequence atgtccaacagcagctccatcacccagttcctcctcctgctgttcacagacacacgggagctgcaggtcttgcacttctggctcttcctgggcatctacctggctgccctcctgggcaacggcctcatcatcaccaccatagcctgggaccagcacctccacacccccatgtacttcttcctgctcaacctctctctcctcgacctgggctccatctccaccactgtccccaagaccatggccaattccctctgggacagcaggaacatttcctacacaggatgtgctgcacagctcttttttttgtttgttttctgtgctacagcagaatattttcttctcaccatcatgtcctacgaccgctacgttgccatctgcaaacctctgcactacgggaccctcctgggcagcagagcttgtgtccacatggcagcagctgtctgggttactgggtttctcaatgccctgctgcacacagccaatacattttcgctACCACTCTGCAAGGacaatgtcctgggccagttcttctgtgaaatccccgagattctcaagctctcctgctcacactcctacctcagggaacttgggcttattgtgtttagtggatctttagcttttatctgctgcgttttcatcctgctgtcctatgtgcagatcttcagggccgtgctgaggatcccctctgagcagggacggcacaaagccttttccacctgcccccctcacctggctgtcatctgtctgtttgccagcacctccttttttgcccacctgaagcccccctccatctcttccccatccttggacctggtggtgtctgttgtaTACTCACTGATACCTCCAACGTTGAACCCCTTAAtttacagcctgaggaacaaggaggtcaaggatgccctgaggaaactaatggtgggatgcatttcaaaaataataaagtgttcatcatcttctcttttacagataacagctttaatgtaa